A section of the Streptomyces sp. CG1 genome encodes:
- a CDS encoding putative T7SS-secreted protein, whose amino-acid sequence MARPTDWSPLAEEDPVPGDVHDIRDESTRLGKLAKMISEQVDRLNAIGRDTTQLKGQYAGAMRDKADELSGRLAKTHHRYDHVSGYLGHWADDLEYCQKQADDALQDAKDAQRRIDAHQPPHQDPGRKPDPDRKPTEAERSAEAARKNALSGAEGDLSAARTKLNKATGHRDERAGHWAGKIKRAISRDGLHDKGWDKFKNFMAKHARFFNDLANALSWVATALAVISLFIPGVNIIGWIAFGFMAGTLLTHTALALAGQGNWVDVGLDVVGLLTFGAGKVASKGLETAAAGLRGALRGGAGKLGQAAYRSAAKSTERALAGRLVRTATKGSQDYLKGQELMSKTTKAMWAAKKSAISDAKALAGKEFKPGFLDSLKAGGPDAAAYKSFFGEAASRFPDSPEIAARLAKGGGALRVSEAAFATGTVADWGDKGFGMTLPWFQQESGHNPANPWTNLKSGATVETGSTW is encoded by the coding sequence ATGGCCCGACCCACCGACTGGAGTCCGCTGGCGGAGGAAGACCCGGTCCCCGGCGACGTGCACGACATCCGGGACGAGTCCACGCGGCTCGGCAAGCTGGCGAAGATGATCAGTGAGCAGGTCGACCGCCTCAACGCGATCGGCCGGGACACCACCCAGCTCAAGGGTCAGTACGCGGGCGCGATGCGCGACAAGGCGGACGAACTGTCCGGACGGCTCGCCAAGACCCACCACCGCTACGACCATGTATCGGGTTATCTCGGGCACTGGGCCGATGACTTGGAGTACTGCCAGAAGCAGGCCGACGACGCGCTTCAAGACGCGAAGGACGCCCAGCGGCGCATCGACGCGCACCAGCCGCCGCACCAAGATCCCGGGCGGAAGCCCGATCCGGACCGCAAGCCGACCGAGGCGGAACGGTCCGCCGAGGCGGCGCGGAAGAACGCTCTGTCAGGTGCCGAAGGGGACCTGAGCGCGGCTCGGACCAAGTTGAACAAGGCGACCGGCCATCGCGACGAGCGGGCCGGGCACTGGGCCGGGAAGATCAAGCGGGCCATCAGCAGGGACGGGCTGCACGACAAGGGCTGGGACAAGTTCAAGAACTTCATGGCGAAGCACGCCCGGTTCTTCAACGACCTCGCCAATGCTCTGTCCTGGGTGGCCACGGCGCTCGCGGTGATCTCGCTGTTCATCCCTGGGGTCAATATCATCGGATGGATCGCCTTCGGATTTATGGCGGGGACGCTGCTCACCCACACCGCACTTGCCCTGGCCGGGCAGGGCAACTGGGTCGACGTCGGGCTCGACGTGGTCGGTCTCCTCACCTTCGGCGCGGGAAAGGTAGCGAGTAAGGGCCTGGAGACGGCGGCGGCCGGGCTGCGGGGCGCGCTGCGTGGCGGCGCCGGGAAGCTCGGACAGGCGGCCTATCGATCGGCGGCCAAGTCGACGGAGAGGGCACTCGCCGGCCGACTGGTCAGAACAGCGACCAAAGGCAGCCAGGACTACCTGAAGGGCCAGGAGCTCATGAGCAAGACGACCAAGGCGATGTGGGCGGCCAAGAAGTCGGCGATCTCCGATGCCAAGGCACTCGCGGGCAAGGAGTTCAAGCCCGGCTTCCTCGACAGCCTCAAGGCCGGCGGGCCTGACGCGGCCGCGTACAAGTCGTTCTTCGGGGAGGCGGCCTCGCGGTTCCCCGACTCACCGGAGATCGCGGCGCGACTGGCCAAGGGGGGTGGGGCTCTGCGGGTCAGCGAAGCCGCTTTTGCCACGGGAACCGTAGCGGACTGGGGCGACAAAGGCTTCGGCATGACTTTGCCTTGGTTCCAGCAAGAGAGCGGACACAACCCGGCCAATCCCTGGACCAACCTCAAGTCAGGGGCGACGGTGGAGACGGGATCGACATGGTGA
- a CDS encoding helix-turn-helix domain-containing protein, with translation MSDRSTAPGKLPMEWIAASLKRERTRAGLSLSELAKRAGIAKSTLSQLEAASGNPSVETIWALGVALGVPFSALVELPAPSVQVIRAGEGPAVASEQASYAGTLLSASPPGVRRDIYQIRAEPDSVRAAEPHNPGTMEHLIVVTGRVKAGPAGEEAELGPGDYMTYRGDVAHSYEALAPGTAFVLVMQHT, from the coding sequence ATGAGCGACAGATCCACGGCACCCGGCAAGCTCCCGATGGAGTGGATCGCCGCGTCCCTCAAGCGGGAACGCACCCGCGCCGGTTTGTCCCTGTCGGAGCTGGCCAAGCGCGCGGGAATCGCGAAGTCCACGCTCTCCCAGCTGGAGGCGGCGAGCGGCAACCCGAGCGTGGAGACGATCTGGGCGCTGGGCGTCGCGCTGGGGGTCCCGTTCAGCGCGCTGGTGGAGCTGCCTGCCCCCAGCGTCCAGGTGATCCGCGCCGGCGAGGGCCCGGCGGTCGCCTCCGAGCAGGCGAGCTACGCCGGCACCCTGCTGTCGGCGAGCCCTCCCGGGGTCCGGCGGGACATCTACCAGATCCGCGCCGAACCGGATTCGGTACGCGCGGCGGAACCGCACAACCCGGGCACGATGGAGCACCTGATCGTCGTCACGGGCCGGGTGAAGGCGGGACCGGCCGGAGAAGAGGCCGAACTCGGTCCCGGCGATTACATGACCTATCGGGGGGACGTCGCTCACTCGTACGAGGCACTGGCCCCGGGCACGGCCTTCGTCCTCGTCATGCAGCACACGTAG
- a CDS encoding methyltransferase domain-containing protein → MSDVAGGLGATRVFYDCIAEDYAAHFRDPLADRPLERALLGAYAELVGPAGTVADLGCGPGAVTAYLASLGLDVFGVDLSTSMLTVARRENPQLRFEQGSMLDLNLADGSLAGVVSWYSSVHTPEDELPSLFGEFHRVLAPGRHLLLAFQVGEEPRRLERPWGRPVTLDFLRRRPEQMAELLTAAGFILGSRTILEPDGLFSESVSQIPQAFLFAQKPTGAAAETA, encoded by the coding sequence ATGAGTGATGTTGCTGGGGGTCTTGGGGCCACTCGGGTCTTCTATGACTGTATTGCTGAGGATTACGCCGCCCATTTTCGCGATCCGCTCGCGGACAGGCCGTTGGAGCGGGCGCTGCTCGGGGCGTACGCCGAACTGGTCGGCCCCGCTGGAACCGTGGCCGACCTCGGCTGTGGCCCCGGTGCTGTTACCGCCTACCTCGCCTCCCTCGGGCTCGATGTCTTCGGGGTTGATCTGTCCACTTCCATGCTCACGGTCGCCCGCCGTGAGAATCCGCAACTGCGGTTCGAGCAGGGCTCGATGCTGGACCTCAACCTTGCGGACGGTTCGCTCGCCGGTGTCGTCTCCTGGTACTCCAGTGTCCACACGCCGGAAGACGAACTCCCCTCGCTGTTCGGCGAATTCCACCGGGTTCTGGCTCCCGGCCGGCATCTTCTCCTCGCCTTCCAGGTCGGTGAGGAGCCGCGCCGCCTCGAACGGCCGTGGGGGCGGCCAGTGACGCTGGACTTCCTTCGCAGGCGCCCGGAGCAGATGGCTGAGCTGCTCACGGCCGCCGGGTTCATCCTCGGCTCGCGCACGATTCTCGAACCCGACGGGCTCTTCTCCGAATCCGTCTCTCAGATCCCGCAGGCGTTCCTGTTCGCCCAGAAGCCCACCGGGGCCGCTGCCGAGACCGCCTAG
- a CDS encoding AzlC family ABC transporter permease: MRSLQRTITSADDASLVRDSSLVWLASGIVGVSFGAVSVAGGLPVWVPVLMSLVVYAGSAQFSAVGVLIAGGGPVAAAATGLLLNTRTAAFSLAVAEILGPGRTARFLGAHLVTDETVAFALAQPDPVRRRRAFWISGLGLFAVWNIGVLAGAMAGRALGDTARYGLDAAFPAVLVALVLPAVRADAVVRRCAVAGGALALAVTPAVPAGVPVLVALAGLLLYRRQCVEAGA, encoded by the coding sequence ATGCGTTCGCTGCAACGAACAATCACCTCGGCCGATGATGCCTCGCTCGTCCGTGACAGCTCACTGGTCTGGCTGGCCAGCGGCATCGTGGGGGTCTCCTTCGGTGCCGTGTCCGTCGCCGGTGGGCTGCCGGTGTGGGTGCCGGTGCTGATGTCACTGGTGGTGTATGCCGGATCGGCCCAGTTCAGCGCGGTCGGTGTGCTGATCGCCGGGGGCGGGCCGGTCGCCGCGGCGGCCACGGGGCTGCTGCTGAACACCCGGACGGCGGCCTTCAGTCTGGCCGTGGCGGAGATCCTCGGACCCGGCCGCACGGCCCGCTTCCTCGGCGCGCATCTGGTCACCGACGAGACGGTCGCCTTCGCTCTCGCCCAGCCCGATCCGGTACGACGGCGGAGGGCGTTCTGGATCTCCGGGCTCGGTCTGTTCGCCGTGTGGAACATCGGCGTGCTGGCCGGGGCCATGGCCGGGCGGGCGCTCGGTGACACGGCGCGGTACGGGCTGGATGCGGCGTTCCCTGCGGTGCTGGTGGCTCTGGTGCTGCCGGCGGTGCGGGCGGATGCGGTGGTACGGCGGTGTGCGGTGGCCGGCGGCGCCCTGGCCCTGGCGGTGACGCCCGCGGTGCCGGCCGGGGTGCCGGTGCTGGTCGCTCTGGCGGGGCTGCTTCTGTACCGCCGACAGTGTGTGGAGGCCGGGGCGTGA
- a CDS encoding BTAD domain-containing putative transcriptional regulator: MESAASGRPVVRFNILGPLEGWHDGHRLRLGSPTHERVLVTLLLEPGRMVPVSRLIAAAWDDEPPQTAGHQIRKAVAALRTRVPDGASLIVTDGAGYRAVLGEHQLDLHEFGQWARQARQAVADGRPAEAVGHLRACLDLWRGQVMAGGGGAVISAASAALEERHMALAEQYFELQLELGQSTELVGPLRELVTAHPLRETLRGRLMVALYRAGRQAEALEEFGRVRALLVEELGIDPGVELTRLYEAILCDSPEVAPRVPQSVADRAAHLAPAAYLQPSPSEPAPCTLPYDLPDFTGREQELTRILEVGRAPAGARSTRIVGIDGMGGSGKSALAVHAAHLLAADYPDGQLFVDLRGFSPGEKAQEPGAVLHSLLRAVGVPDDRIPDDLERRTTLWRTVSAQRKLLLLLDNAADAAQVRPLLPASEDCLALLTGRVRMLDLDGAEWLSLGLLSAEDSATLLTRMLGADRTTAEPEATARLAQLCGGLPLALRITTARLRNRPRWTVRYLVDRLVDETRRLRELSAGERSVEATLRLSYQAMEESQRVAFRLLGLHPGSAIDVHSAAALLGTDVHDTEDTLENLLDAHLLEQHEAGLYGFHDLVRTYAMSVREAEDDEEGAAERLVSYYLLATDQASHALFPGRERFGEPPPAGVWELPRLDTDARALGWYDREYEALLSIVNRASAQGLHRPAVLLARNLLFYLDLRGRYEEFRVVSRIAVDAGRRLGDLALLSLSMGNLAVAHWWLGDFQDGISTAREALELTDVNDLRSVAHCTDVLGLLYGAVGQFHDARVHLAKGIALHRELGAPGLEAIALANLGTVETWAGHYADGARYAAQATELNRSLGERNNEISSLTWLALAHLGSGEDERARACLAQALELCDESRKPGNVAFVLAHWARICQRLGEMRSTAEHAERALDLVSAEGTALRQAAVVNVVGVVHLRGGAPDRARELYRHAYELASRLGYRIEIARALQGMAESAEALGEQEEALRCHRAAEKLYDAMGVTEAGRRL, from the coding sequence GTGGAATCGGCGGCATCGGGTCGTCCTGTCGTACGGTTCAACATCCTCGGGCCGCTGGAAGGCTGGCACGACGGGCACCGGCTGCGGCTCGGCAGCCCGACGCACGAACGCGTCCTGGTCACGCTGCTGCTGGAGCCGGGGCGCATGGTGCCGGTGTCCCGGCTGATCGCCGCCGCCTGGGACGACGAGCCGCCGCAGACCGCTGGCCACCAGATCCGCAAGGCCGTCGCCGCGCTGCGCACCCGTGTCCCGGACGGCGCCTCGTTGATCGTCACCGACGGCGCCGGATACCGGGCCGTGCTCGGCGAACACCAGCTGGATCTGCACGAGTTCGGCCAGTGGGCCCGCCAGGCCCGGCAGGCGGTCGCCGACGGCCGGCCCGCCGAGGCGGTCGGGCATCTGCGGGCCTGCCTGGACCTGTGGCGCGGGCAGGTCATGGCGGGCGGGGGCGGCGCGGTGATCTCGGCGGCCTCGGCGGCACTGGAAGAGCGGCACATGGCGCTCGCCGAGCAGTACTTCGAGCTGCAGCTCGAACTCGGCCAGTCGACCGAACTCGTGGGCCCGTTACGGGAATTGGTGACCGCTCATCCGTTACGGGAGACGCTGCGCGGCCGGCTGATGGTCGCCCTGTACCGGGCGGGCCGGCAGGCGGAGGCGCTGGAGGAGTTCGGCCGGGTGCGCGCGCTGCTCGTGGAGGAGCTGGGCATCGACCCGGGCGTCGAACTGACCCGGCTGTACGAGGCCATCCTGTGCGACAGCCCCGAAGTCGCCCCGCGTGTCCCGCAGTCGGTGGCCGACCGGGCCGCCCACCTCGCGCCCGCCGCCTACCTCCAGCCGTCCCCGTCCGAGCCCGCGCCCTGCACGCTGCCGTACGACCTGCCGGACTTCACCGGGCGGGAGCAGGAGCTGACGCGGATCCTGGAGGTGGGGCGGGCCCCGGCCGGCGCGCGGAGCACCCGGATCGTCGGCATCGACGGAATGGGCGGCAGCGGCAAGAGCGCACTGGCCGTGCACGCCGCGCATCTGCTCGCCGCCGACTATCCGGACGGGCAGCTCTTCGTCGACCTGCGCGGGTTCAGCCCCGGTGAGAAGGCGCAGGAGCCAGGGGCGGTGCTGCACTCCCTGCTGCGCGCCGTCGGCGTCCCGGACGACCGGATACCGGACGACCTGGAGCGTCGTACGACCCTCTGGCGAACCGTTTCCGCGCAGCGGAAGCTGCTGCTCCTGCTCGACAACGCCGCCGACGCCGCGCAGGTACGGCCGCTGCTGCCCGCCTCCGAGGACTGCCTCGCCCTTCTCACCGGGCGGGTCCGGATGCTCGACCTGGACGGCGCGGAATGGCTCAGCCTGGGGCTGCTGTCGGCCGAGGACAGCGCCACCCTGCTGACGAGGATGCTCGGCGCCGACCGCACGACCGCCGAACCCGAGGCCACGGCCCGCCTGGCCCAGCTGTGCGGCGGACTGCCCCTCGCCCTGCGCATCACCACCGCCCGGCTGCGCAACCGGCCCCGCTGGACCGTGCGGTACCTGGTCGACCGGCTCGTCGACGAGACGCGCCGACTGCGCGAACTGAGCGCGGGGGAGCGGAGCGTGGAGGCCACACTCCGGCTGTCGTACCAGGCGATGGAGGAGAGCCAGCGGGTGGCGTTCCGGTTGCTGGGCCTGCACCCCGGCAGCGCGATAGACGTCCACTCGGCGGCGGCCCTGCTCGGCACGGACGTCCACGACACCGAGGACACCCTGGAGAATCTCCTCGACGCCCATCTCCTGGAACAGCATGAGGCGGGGCTGTACGGCTTCCACGACCTGGTGCGCACGTACGCGATGAGCGTGCGGGAGGCCGAGGACGACGAGGAGGGCGCGGCCGAGCGCCTGGTGTCGTACTACCTCCTGGCCACCGACCAGGCCAGCCACGCGCTCTTCCCCGGCCGGGAGCGTTTCGGCGAGCCCCCACCCGCCGGCGTGTGGGAACTGCCCCGCCTGGACACCGACGCACGGGCGCTGGGCTGGTACGACCGCGAGTACGAGGCGCTGTTGTCGATCGTCAACCGCGCGAGTGCGCAGGGCCTGCACCGCCCGGCCGTGCTCCTCGCCCGCAATCTCCTGTTCTACCTGGACCTGCGCGGCCGCTACGAGGAGTTCCGGGTGGTCAGCCGGATCGCGGTCGACGCCGGCCGGCGGCTCGGCGACCTGGCACTGCTCAGCCTCAGCATGGGCAACCTGGCCGTGGCTCACTGGTGGCTCGGTGACTTCCAGGACGGCATCAGCACCGCCCGCGAGGCCCTGGAGCTGACCGACGTCAACGACCTCCGTTCGGTGGCGCACTGCACCGACGTGCTCGGCCTGTTGTACGGGGCGGTGGGCCAGTTCCACGATGCCCGAGTCCACCTGGCCAAGGGGATCGCCCTGCACCGGGAACTGGGCGCGCCCGGACTGGAGGCCATCGCCCTCGCCAACCTCGGCACCGTGGAGACCTGGGCGGGCCACTATGCAGACGGCGCGCGCTACGCGGCCCAGGCCACCGAGCTGAACCGAAGCCTGGGCGAGCGCAACAACGAGATCTCCTCGCTGACCTGGCTGGCCCTGGCCCACCTCGGCTCCGGCGAGGACGAGCGGGCGCGGGCCTGCCTGGCCCAGGCCCTCGAACTGTGCGACGAGTCCCGCAAGCCCGGGAACGTGGCCTTCGTCCTGGCCCACTGGGCACGGATCTGCCAGCGCCTCGGTGAGATGCGCTCGACCGCCGAGCACGCCGAGCGCGCACTGGACCTGGTCTCCGCCGAGGGCACGGCCCTGCGGCAGGCGGCCGTGGTGAACGTGGTCGGCGTGGTCCACCTGCGCGGCGGCGCCCCCGACCGGGCCAGGGAACTGTACCGGCACGCCTACGAACTGGCCTCCCGCCTCGGCTACCGCATCGAGATCGCCCGCGCTCTGCAGGGCATGGCGGAGTCGGCCGAGGCCCTGGGCGAGCAGGAGGAGGCGCTCCGGTGCCACCGGGCGGCGGAGAAGCTGTACGACGCCATGGGGGTGACGGAGGCGGGACGGCGGCTGTAG
- a CDS encoding cold-shock protein — MATGTVKWFNAEKGFGFIAQEGGGPDVFVHYSAINANGFRSLEENQQVTFDVTQGPKGPQAENVTPA, encoded by the coding sequence ATGGCTACCGGAACCGTGAAGTGGTTCAACGCCGAAAAGGGCTTTGGCTTCATCGCCCAGGAGGGCGGCGGCCCCGACGTCTTCGTTCACTACTCCGCGATCAACGCGAACGGCTTCCGCTCGCTCGAGGAGAACCAGCAGGTGACCTTCGACGTGACGCAGGGCCCGAAGGGTCCGCAGGCGGAGAACGTCACCCCCGCCTGA
- a CDS encoding AzlD domain-containing protein: MNATVVVILVLALGTYAFRLVGPVLRGRVEIPARVEELASAGAVVLLVALLATGALAEGGGFAGWARPAGVLVGVALAWRRAPFVVVVVGAAATTALLRLAGLS, translated from the coding sequence GTGAACGCCACCGTCGTCGTGATTCTGGTGCTGGCTCTGGGGACGTATGCCTTTCGGCTGGTGGGGCCGGTGCTCCGGGGGCGGGTCGAGATACCGGCCCGGGTGGAGGAGCTGGCCTCCGCCGGGGCCGTCGTGTTGCTGGTCGCGCTGCTGGCCACGGGGGCGTTGGCCGAGGGCGGGGGTTTCGCGGGGTGGGCTCGGCCGGCCGGGGTGCTGGTGGGCGTGGCGCTGGCTTGGCGAAGGGCGCCGTTCGTTGTGGTGGTCGTGGGGGCGGCTGCGACTACGGCGCTGCTGCGTTTGGCGGGGCTCAGCTGA
- a CDS encoding menaquinone biosynthetic enzyme MqnA/MqnD family protein gives MDNARTRPRVGHIQFLNCLPLYWGLARTGTLLDFELTKDTPDKLNEMLVQGELDIAPITLVEFLKHADELVAFPDIAVGCDGPVMSCVIVSQLPLDRLDGAKVALGSTSRTSVRLAQLLLAERYDVQPDYYTSAPDLSLMLQEADAGVLIGDAALRANLHDGPRYGLDVHDLGALWKEWTGLPFVFAVWAVRREYLEREPVLTRKIHEAFLESRNLSLEEVGKVAEQAARWEAFDEATLAQYFTTLDFSFGTPQLEAVAEFARRVGPTTGFPADVKVDLLQP, from the coding sequence GTGGACAATGCTCGCACCCGGCCGCGCGTCGGCCACATCCAGTTCCTGAACTGCCTGCCCCTCTACTGGGGGCTCGCGAGAACCGGCACCCTCCTCGACTTCGAGCTGACCAAGGACACCCCGGACAAGCTCAACGAGATGCTGGTGCAGGGCGAGCTCGACATCGCGCCCATCACCCTGGTCGAGTTCCTCAAGCACGCGGACGAGCTGGTCGCCTTCCCCGACATCGCCGTCGGCTGCGACGGCCCGGTGATGTCCTGCGTGATCGTCTCGCAGCTACCGCTCGACCGGCTGGACGGCGCCAAGGTCGCCCTCGGCTCGACCTCCCGCACCTCGGTCCGGCTCGCTCAGCTCCTGCTCGCCGAGCGTTACGACGTCCAGCCCGACTACTACACCTCCGCACCCGACCTCAGCCTGATGCTGCAGGAGGCCGACGCCGGCGTCCTCATCGGCGACGCCGCCCTGCGCGCCAACCTCCACGACGGGCCGCGCTACGGCCTCGACGTCCACGACCTCGGCGCGCTGTGGAAGGAGTGGACGGGCCTGCCGTTCGTCTTCGCGGTGTGGGCCGTACGCCGGGAGTACCTGGAGCGCGAACCGGTCCTCACCCGCAAGATCCACGAGGCCTTCCTCGAGTCCCGCAACCTCTCCTTGGAGGAGGTCGGCAAGGTCGCCGAGCAGGCGGCCCGCTGGGAGGCCTTCGACGAGGCGACCCTGGCGCAGTACTTCACCACCCTCGACTTCAGCTTCGGCACCCCGCAGCTGGAGGCCGTCGCCGAGTTCGCCCGCCGCGTCGGCCCGACGACCGGCTTCCCGGCGGACGTGAAGGTGGACCTGCTGCAGCCGTGA
- a CDS encoding GntR family transcriptional regulator translates to MVADHIAAHVAAGELQPGARLPAERDLATEYGVAYLTGRRAAQELRERQLIVTVQGKGTSVADPLPESGATGGE, encoded by the coding sequence GTGGTGGCTGATCACATCGCCGCGCACGTCGCGGCGGGCGAGCTGCAACCGGGAGCCCGACTGCCTGCCGAGCGTGACCTCGCAACGGAATACGGAGTCGCTTATCTGACAGGGCGGCGCGCCGCTCAGGAGCTTCGTGAGCGGCAGCTGATCGTCACCGTGCAGGGCAAGGGGACGTCCGTTGCTGATCCGCTGCCGGAGTCGGGGGCTACCGGGGGTGAGTGA
- a CDS encoding protein kinase: MQPLDVDEPATVGPYRLLGRLGSGGMGRVYLGRSAGGRTVAVKIVHPHFALDEEFRARFRREVAAARRVGGAWTAPVLDADPDAPVPWVATAYAAGPSLAAAVTDTGPLPAHTVRALGAGLAEALMAVHELGLVHRDVKPSNVLLTLDGPLLIDFGIARATDGTASLTSTGVSIGSPGYMSPEQILGKGATGAADVFSLGAVLTYAATGEPPFRGDSSAALLYKVVHEEPELGSLGGELREVTAACLTKDPTARPTPADLSRHLAPEGAARLITGGWLPGPLVEQVSRSAVHVLNLDTGETAPSGPVPFDTPAETEPPAPASPSSHTGPGASGPPPTMNPAEQQPPPPAKPSEAPPVVPAQRDAPSPGRVSVSMAAAATPVEGARGRRLSCTVVLAVAGALAAGGLGLGALLHPWSQQGSDNNAGTAPSRSQAPTAASSAATGGTGAPEKSPSPGTIPVGYLGTWEGSATGLGGAVPMGTFRLTVHQAAVGAELGRMTQTDPLGGVCTDVLTLKKVTRTNLVATSTGAKGNHDGCDPAPHTVQLTPTHGDLSYTSDSSAEGNPVAVLSKVS, translated from the coding sequence ATGCAGCCGCTGGACGTGGACGAGCCGGCCACCGTCGGGCCCTACCGGCTGCTCGGCCGGCTCGGCTCCGGCGGCATGGGCCGGGTCTACCTCGGCCGCAGCGCGGGCGGCCGTACCGTCGCCGTGAAGATCGTGCACCCGCACTTCGCCCTGGACGAGGAGTTCCGCGCCCGCTTCCGGCGCGAGGTGGCAGCCGCCCGCCGGGTCGGCGGTGCCTGGACCGCGCCGGTCCTGGACGCGGACCCGGACGCCCCGGTGCCCTGGGTCGCCACCGCTTACGCAGCCGGCCCGTCCCTCGCCGCCGCCGTCACCGACACCGGCCCGCTGCCCGCGCACACCGTACGGGCCCTGGGCGCGGGCCTCGCCGAGGCGCTGATGGCCGTACACGAACTGGGCCTGGTCCACCGGGACGTGAAGCCGTCGAACGTCCTCCTCACTCTGGACGGGCCGTTGCTGATCGACTTCGGCATCGCCCGCGCCACGGACGGCACGGCGTCCCTGACGTCGACGGGCGTGTCGATCGGCTCGCCGGGCTACATGTCCCCCGAACAGATCCTCGGCAAGGGAGCCACGGGCGCCGCGGACGTCTTCTCCCTGGGAGCGGTCCTCACTTACGCGGCCACCGGCGAACCCCCGTTCCGCGGCGACTCCTCGGCCGCACTGCTCTACAAGGTCGTCCACGAGGAGCCCGAACTCGGCTCCCTCGGCGGCGAGTTGCGCGAGGTGACGGCGGCCTGCCTGACCAAGGACCCGACCGCCCGCCCCACCCCCGCCGACCTGAGCCGCCACCTCGCCCCCGAGGGTGCCGCCCGCCTGATCACCGGCGGCTGGCTGCCTGGCCCCCTGGTGGAACAGGTCAGCCGCAGCGCCGTACACGTCCTGAACCTGGACACGGGGGAGACGGCCCCCTCGGGCCCGGTGCCCTTCGACACCCCCGCGGAGACAGAGCCCCCAGCCCCGGCCTCACCCTCCTCGCACACCGGGCCGGGCGCTTCCGGGCCTCCGCCCACGATGAATCCCGCGGAACAGCAGCCCCCACCCCCCGCGAAGCCCTCCGAAGCACCCCCGGTCGTACCCGCGCAGCGTGACGCACCCTCACCCGGCCGGGTCTCCGTCAGCATGGCGGCGGCCGCCACACCGGTGGAGGGCGCCCGCGGCCGCCGACTGAGCTGCACGGTCGTACTGGCGGTCGCCGGTGCGCTGGCCGCCGGGGGCCTGGGTCTCGGCGCACTCCTGCACCCCTGGTCCCAGCAGGGGAGTGACAACAACGCGGGCACCGCCCCGTCCCGCTCCCAGGCACCGACGGCGGCCTCCAGCGCAGCCACGGGCGGCACCGGCGCCCCGGAAAAAAGCCCTTCGCCCGGCACGATCCCGGTCGGCTACTTGGGCACCTGGGAAGGCTCGGCCACCGGTCTCGGGGGCGCTGTGCCCATGGGTACCTTCCGGCTCACCGTCCATCAGGCAGCCGTCGGCGCGGAGTTGGGCCGTATGACCCAGACCGACCCGCTCGGTGGGGTCTGCACCGACGTACTCACCTTGAAGAAGGTCACCAGGACGAACCTGGTAGCCACATCGACCGGGGCAAAGGGCAACCACGACGGCTGCGATCCGGCCCCGCACACGGTGCAACTGACACCGACGCACGGGGACCTGTCGTACACCTCGGACAGTTCGGCGGAGGGGAATCCGGTGGCGGTGCTGTCGAAGGTCAGCTGA